The following proteins are co-located in the Tardibacter chloracetimidivorans genome:
- a CDS encoding sensor histidine kinase, translating to MEDGTVLILAPVGRDGPAAAEIFARIGVEATICTDYDVLIDRLGPHCLAVVATEEGLFGRDLTRLTGWIQDQPAWSDIPVIIFTSRLPQQRIADWRTRLVASFGNVTLLERPVQAITLTSSIRAAVRARERQYELQRLLSELEQGNERFRLIVENARDYAIILSDPDDLITAWMPGAAAVFGWSEEEMLGKPISNIFTPEDRANGLPEQELSRARKDGEAPNVRWHATKGGGRVFLDGQTVALRNDDGSIRGFLKIGKDITERQRNEERQAVLLAELQHRVRNVLTMVASIINRGDPGDTTEDLRERLSGRIAAMARTQTLLTRGAGVGVELEGMVRDELLAHTADQSRVSVEGLPVTLAPKAAEVLTLAIHELATNAAKYGAIRAPAGKIAVHWRREQRDGQDWLELEWRESGVEIAQQSNRRKGFGTELITRRVPYELKGRGELTLNPDGLLCVIAFPLKPGESILQTDIPGQSRGTEEMRL from the coding sequence ATGGAGGACGGCACGGTTCTGATCCTGGCGCCGGTCGGACGTGATGGGCCAGCCGCCGCGGAAATCTTTGCGCGTATCGGCGTCGAGGCGACGATCTGCACCGATTACGACGTGCTGATCGACCGCCTCGGCCCGCATTGCCTTGCGGTGGTTGCTACCGAGGAAGGGCTGTTCGGGAGGGACCTCACGCGCTTGACGGGCTGGATACAGGATCAGCCGGCATGGTCGGATATCCCCGTCATTATTTTCACCAGCCGCCTCCCCCAGCAGCGCATTGCCGATTGGCGCACCCGGCTTGTCGCGTCGTTCGGCAATGTGACGCTGCTTGAACGCCCGGTTCAGGCAATCACTCTGACCAGCTCCATCCGTGCCGCCGTCCGCGCCCGCGAGCGCCAGTACGAACTCCAGCGTTTGCTGAGCGAACTTGAACAGGGTAACGAGCGGTTTCGGCTCATCGTCGAAAATGCGCGCGACTATGCGATCATACTGAGCGATCCGGACGATCTCATCACGGCCTGGATGCCGGGCGCGGCCGCCGTTTTCGGCTGGAGCGAGGAAGAAATGCTCGGCAAGCCGATCTCCAATATCTTCACGCCCGAGGATCGTGCGAACGGCCTCCCGGAGCAGGAACTCAGCCGCGCACGTAAAGATGGCGAAGCGCCCAATGTCCGCTGGCACGCGACGAAGGGCGGCGGGCGCGTATTTCTGGATGGGCAGACGGTTGCCCTGCGCAATGACGATGGATCGATTCGTGGGTTCCTCAAGATCGGCAAGGACATCACGGAGCGCCAGCGCAATGAAGAGCGCCAGGCGGTCTTGCTGGCGGAATTGCAGCACCGGGTCCGCAATGTGCTCACTATGGTCGCGTCGATCATCAACCGCGGCGATCCTGGAGATACGACCGAGGATCTGCGCGAACGGCTGAGCGGCCGCATTGCCGCCATGGCGCGGACGCAGACGCTGCTGACACGTGGCGCGGGGGTGGGTGTCGAACTGGAAGGCATGGTGCGCGATGAACTGCTGGCGCATACCGCCGACCAGTCACGCGTGTCGGTGGAAGGGTTGCCCGTCACCCTTGCCCCCAAGGCCGCTGAAGTGCTGACGCTCGCGATCCATGAGCTTGCCACCAACGCCGCGAAATACGGAGCGATCCGCGCGCCGGCTGGAAAAATCGCCGTGCATTGGCGGCGTGAACAACGCGACGGGCAGGACTGGCTGGAACTTGAATGGCGGGAGAGCGGCGTGGAAATCGCGCAGCAATCCAACCGCCGCAAGGGATTCGGCACCGAACTGATAACGCGCCGCGTTCCATATGAATTGAAAGGGCGAGGCGAGCTGACGTTGAACCCGGACGGACTTCTTTGCGTGATCGCCTTTCCGCTCAAACCGGGGGAAAGCATTTTGCAGACCGATATACCGGGGCAATCACGCGGCACGGAGGAGATGCGCTTATGA
- a CDS encoding response regulator, whose amino-acid sequence MTDTLLAGRSVLVIEDNFFLAEDARETLERAGATVLGPVGNAQDALSLLDRETPDCALLDVNLGAGPEFECALALKARNVPFVFLTGYDANVIPPEFEATPRLEKPTESRRMLGAVAALCKGEAA is encoded by the coding sequence ATGACCGATACATTGCTTGCCGGTCGATCGGTGCTGGTGATCGAGGACAATTTCTTCCTTGCCGAGGACGCGCGGGAGACGCTGGAGCGCGCCGGCGCCACTGTTCTGGGGCCGGTCGGCAACGCACAGGATGCACTCAGCCTGCTCGATCGGGAGACCCCCGATTGCGCGCTGCTCGATGTAAATCTCGGCGCCGGACCTGAGTTCGAATGCGCTCTGGCATTGAAGGCGCGGAACGTGCCATTCGTCTTTTTGACCGGCTATGATGCCAATGTCATTCCGCCGGAGTTCGAAGCCACACCGCGCCTCGAAAAACCCACCGAATCGCGAAGGATGCTGGGGGCGGTCGCCGCGCTTTGCAAGGGCGAGGCCGCCTAA
- a CDS encoding DUF2569 domain-containing protein — translation MQRLMAKSVTGVAALERATGPIITGWVVVASLICGLRLGFAGALPGSEAMQPAIVTGFATYALVIASPAVFLTLALRWFSEPSPAPAPWFAKGQMRWRQVTAAEASRHRLYGPYGIMFSLLIGILLNVPVRTLEYLGAIPPMPDAAPLWLKTLSVLCLADVVVFSAFYAICFAAALKRHTAFPVLLMAVWAFDLATQFAIKSLIHVVPGTPDTVAAAADMLFEGNIKKVLISVTLWLPYLLLSRRINVTYRHRVRG, via the coding sequence ATGCAACGGTTGATGGCGAAATCGGTGACTGGCGTGGCGGCGCTTGAGCGCGCCACCGGTCCGATCATCACCGGCTGGGTTGTGGTGGCAAGCCTGATCTGCGGACTGCGGCTGGGCTTTGCGGGCGCACTGCCGGGTTCTGAAGCGATGCAGCCGGCCATCGTCACGGGCTTTGCGACCTATGCGCTGGTCATCGCTTCCCCGGCCGTATTTCTGACGCTGGCGCTTCGCTGGTTTTCTGAACCGTCGCCCGCGCCCGCGCCCTGGTTCGCCAAGGGGCAGATGCGGTGGCGGCAGGTGACGGCTGCGGAGGCATCGCGGCACCGGCTCTACGGCCCTTATGGAATCATGTTCTCGCTGCTGATCGGCATATTGCTGAACGTGCCGGTGCGGACGCTCGAATATCTGGGCGCGATCCCGCCGATGCCTGATGCTGCGCCCCTGTGGCTCAAGACGCTGTCGGTGCTATGCCTTGCAGATGTCGTCGTGTTCAGCGCCTTCTACGCCATCTGCTTTGCGGCGGCGCTGAAACGGCACACGGCATTTCCCGTTCTGCTGATGGCGGTCTGGGCGTTTGATCTGGCGACGCAGTTTGCGATCAAGTCGCTGATCCATGTGGTGCCGGGAACGCCTGATACGGTCGCGGCGGCGGCGGACATGCTGTTCGAAGGCAATATCAAGAAGGTGCTGATCAGCGTGACGCTGTGGCTCCCCTATCTGCTGCTGTCCCGCCGGATCAACGTGACATATCGGCATCGGGTGCGGGGCTGA
- a CDS encoding Flp family type IVb pilin, translating to MKSFLKNLWNDESGASAAEYALILAVIGSVIAIAALGLAESIGGAMDNASACIDAPSNSTC from the coding sequence ATGAAAAGCTTTTTGAAGAACCTGTGGAATGATGAATCCGGCGCATCGGCGGCGGAATATGCCTTGATCCTTGCCGTAATCGGCAGCGTAATTGCTATAGCTGCGCTAGGACTCGCTGAATCTATCGGCGGTGCTATGGACAATGCCTCGGCTTGCATCGACGCACCCAGCAACAGCACCTGCTGA
- the cpaB gene encoding Flp pilus assembly protein CpaB, translated as MARGQSLIILGVAILLGLAAVFIAMRWIAPSDNSATEFRPQGLAKIVVARVPLDMGTPITEASIKLIDYPASALPAGAFTTTAQLTSEQRVALNRIEANEPILLSKLSGKGGRASISALLDPEKRAASVRVNDMTGVGGFVLPGDRVDVLITRTLPGEGDRTITDILLQNIRVLGIDQQASENTDKPVVVKTATLEVSQLDSQKLALAQQVGSLSLALRHNGNMAPEPVRTVSLNDLRDGSSGALAAPAMFQRASYGYRPRARRVDNAVTIVRGLESSKYSVGIYSGN; from the coding sequence GTGGCGCGAGGACAATCGCTCATTATTCTAGGCGTCGCCATATTACTTGGCCTCGCCGCGGTTTTCATCGCAATGCGGTGGATCGCACCATCTGACAATTCGGCGACCGAATTCAGGCCGCAGGGTCTTGCAAAGATCGTTGTCGCCAGGGTGCCGCTCGACATGGGCACGCCCATTACCGAGGCATCGATCAAGCTGATCGACTATCCGGCATCGGCCCTTCCGGCGGGCGCGTTCACCACCACCGCGCAACTCACATCCGAACAGCGCGTGGCGCTGAACCGGATCGAGGCGAACGAGCCGATCCTCCTTTCAAAGCTTTCGGGCAAGGGCGGCCGCGCGTCGATTTCCGCGCTGCTCGACCCGGAAAAGCGCGCCGCATCGGTGCGGGTCAATGACATGACCGGCGTCGGCGGCTTCGTGCTTCCGGGCGACAGGGTGGACGTGCTCATCACCCGCACCCTGCCGGGCGAGGGCGATCGCACGATCACCGACATCCTGCTTCAGAACATACGCGTGCTGGGCATCGACCAGCAGGCCAGCGAAAATACCGACAAGCCGGTGGTGGTGAAAACCGCGACGCTTGAGGTGTCGCAGCTTGATTCCCAGAAGCTGGCGCTGGCGCAGCAGGTGGGTTCGCTCAGCCTCGCGTTGCGTCACAACGGCAATATGGCGCCGGAGCCGGTGCGTACCGTCAGCCTCAACGACCTGCGCGACGGATCGTCGGGCGCGCTTGCCGCCCCCGCCATGTTCCAGCGCGCCAGCTATGGCTATCGGCCCCGCGCCCGGCGCGTGGACAATGCAGTCACCATCGTGCGCGGTCTGGAATCCAGCAAATATTCCGTGGGTATCTATTCAGGGAATTAG
- a CDS encoding type II and III secretion system protein family protein, whose translation MRRPVDFTSPKRPMTAVAACILALTLPVTVVPHVAAQSASPVDVASGPHGGTFEVPVNKSQVLRVDQAFGQALIGNPEIADIMPLTNRSLYVLGKKPGSTSLTLYDRNKNLIAVVDLVVGPDVMGLKKQLHDLMPNERVGARISNDAIVLSGIVSSGTAVDRARQIAETYAPGKVVNMMAVGSSQQVLLEVRFSEMLRSAAKQIGVSSAFSSDSGKFLGSTGSSVSLLADESGNPVIALGEILDTFGILSGSFDIGKLNITGFFDALERKGVVNTLAEPNLVALSGETASFLAGGEFPIPVSQDSGGGGGGGGLSRSITVEFKPFGVSLGFTPTVLEDGLINLVVAPEVSSIDPSASVVINGLTIPGLQTRRAKTTLELRDGQSFAIAGLIRNDFQDTVRQFPVLGSIPIIGALFRSSGFQKQETELVIIVTPRLVKPAAPESLTVPTDRAAAPNELDLFLLGRTDRAVGVNPINPTQPPVDRPKAVATSAPTGVDGDYGHILR comes from the coding sequence ATGAGACGGCCAGTTGATTTTACCAGCCCCAAACGCCCGATGACGGCTGTTGCGGCTTGCATCCTTGCCCTGACCCTTCCGGTTACAGTCGTGCCCCATGTCGCGGCGCAATCGGCAAGCCCGGTGGATGTGGCGAGCGGGCCGCACGGCGGCACCTTTGAAGTGCCTGTCAACAAAAGCCAGGTGCTTCGCGTGGATCAGGCCTTTGGGCAGGCGTTGATCGGCAATCCGGAAATCGCGGACATCATGCCGCTCACCAACCGGTCGCTCTATGTGCTGGGCAAAAAGCCCGGGTCCACCAGCCTCACGCTTTACGACCGCAACAAGAATCTGATCGCGGTCGTCGATCTTGTTGTCGGGCCGGACGTGATGGGGCTGAAAAAGCAGCTTCACGACCTGATGCCCAATGAGCGCGTCGGCGCGCGCATATCGAACGACGCCATCGTGCTTTCCGGCATCGTCTCGTCCGGAACGGCGGTGGACCGCGCGCGGCAGATCGCCGAAACCTATGCCCCCGGCAAGGTCGTCAACATGATGGCGGTCGGGTCTTCCCAGCAGGTGCTGCTGGAAGTGCGCTTTTCGGAAATGCTGCGTTCCGCTGCGAAACAGATCGGCGTCAGCAGCGCCTTTTCATCGGACAGCGGCAAGTTTCTGGGTTCGACCGGAAGCAGCGTCTCGCTTCTCGCAGACGAGAGCGGCAACCCTGTGATTGCGCTTGGGGAAATCCTCGATACATTCGGAATCCTGAGCGGCAGCTTCGACATCGGAAAGCTGAACATCACCGGCTTCTTCGACGCGCTGGAACGCAAGGGCGTGGTCAACACCTTGGCAGAGCCAAACCTTGTCGCGCTTTCGGGCGAGACGGCGAGCTTCCTTGCGGGCGGCGAGTTTCCGATCCCGGTGTCGCAGGACAGCGGCGGCGGGGGTGGCGGCGGCGGGCTAAGCCGCTCGATCACAGTCGAGTTCAAGCCCTTCGGCGTCAGCCTGGGCTTCACGCCAACGGTGCTTGAGGACGGCCTCATCAACCTGGTCGTCGCGCCCGAAGTCAGCTCGATCGATCCATCGGCCTCGGTCGTCATCAATGGGCTCACGATCCCCGGCCTCCAGACGCGGCGCGCAAAGACCACATTGGAGCTGCGCGACGGCCAGTCCTTCGCCATTGCAGGGCTGATCCGCAACGACTTTCAGGACACGGTGCGCCAGTTCCCGGTGCTGGGGTCTATCCCGATCATTGGGGCGCTCTTCCGCTCTTCCGGCTTTCAGAAGCAGGAGACGGAACTGGTCATCATCGTGACGCCGCGGCTGGTGAAACCGGCAGCGCCGGAATCGCTGACGGTGCCGACCGACCGGGCGGCTGCTCCGAACGAGCTTGACCTTTTCCTGCTCGGCCGGACGGACCGGGCGGTTGGAGTCAACCCGATCAACCCGACCCAGCCCCCGGTGGATCGTCCCAAGGCGGTCGCTACAAGCGCGCCCACCGGCGTGGACGGCGACTATGGCCACATTTTGAGGTGA
- a CDS encoding pilus assembly protein TadG-related protein, whose amino-acid sequence MRVRGTGLLRSEAGAVAPTVALSLFGLIAAGGLAFDYARLASLDTELQQAADHAALAAASQLDGEAGACARAAQAASAMVVNETRFANDGLGITIDVANEAACDALETIRFYQDKPKTTPATTDAEARFVEVTVEARSADYAFTPIAGAFNSGNLVGTAFAGLASAVCKIPPIMMCNPVPGTAYNPDNHRGQGLKLIKGGNSPAAGNFGWLDVGAANNGTPDQNIAVGLNSASVSCIAETEADVDTGVAAAVMDALNVRFDIFNNGWARNTCYDSNNCNPSDNSTKDVVRRANPSKNACGVANNNNEWKLPPKSDQYLPTDSSGDDGTVVHMGYPMDICHYADVDECDAFGDGSWRRDIYFKTNHPTLSDATGSNWQAVTGLPANATRYDFYDWEKNTPGMLPNVSRNLTGVNGGAFTQHGAPVCKAGISPSATQPDRRVLTIAVVDNCEVAAGGLPRLSGASIQASIGTWAEVFLVQPSISRSDAGTSASEIYVEIIGTGKPSGDGENGQLVRRSVPYLIE is encoded by the coding sequence ATGCGCGTGCGTGGGACAGGGTTGCTGCGGTCGGAAGCCGGAGCCGTTGCGCCCACTGTCGCGCTGTCGCTTTTCGGCCTGATCGCGGCCGGCGGGCTGGCGTTCGACTATGCCCGGCTGGCGAGCCTCGATACGGAATTGCAGCAGGCGGCGGATCATGCCGCGCTGGCAGCGGCGAGCCAGCTTGATGGCGAGGCCGGGGCATGCGCAAGGGCCGCACAGGCGGCGAGCGCAATGGTGGTCAATGAGACACGCTTCGCCAATGACGGGCTGGGTATCACCATCGACGTAGCGAATGAAGCCGCGTGCGATGCGTTGGAAACTATCCGCTTTTATCAGGACAAGCCGAAAACGACCCCCGCGACAACCGACGCCGAGGCAAGGTTTGTAGAGGTGACGGTGGAAGCCCGCAGCGCAGATTACGCATTCACGCCCATAGCAGGCGCATTTAATTCAGGGAATCTGGTTGGCACCGCCTTCGCCGGTCTCGCCTCGGCAGTTTGCAAGATTCCCCCCATCATGATGTGCAACCCTGTTCCGGGAACCGCATATAACCCCGACAATCACCGGGGGCAGGGACTGAAATTGATCAAGGGTGGGAATAGTCCGGCGGCGGGGAACTTCGGATGGCTGGATGTGGGAGCCGCCAATAATGGGACACCCGACCAGAATATCGCGGTCGGACTGAATTCCGCATCCGTGTCATGCATTGCCGAAACCGAAGCAGATGTGGACACAGGCGTTGCAGCCGCTGTCATGGATGCCCTCAACGTCCGGTTTGACATATTCAACAATGGGTGGGCCAGAAATACATGCTATGACAGCAATAACTGTAACCCCTCCGACAATTCCACAAAAGATGTCGTTCGTCGTGCTAATCCTTCAAAAAATGCGTGTGGTGTAGCCAATAACAATAATGAATGGAAACTGCCTCCAAAATCCGATCAGTATCTTCCTACCGATTCCTCTGGGGATGATGGAACAGTTGTTCATATGGGATATCCGATGGACATCTGCCATTATGCTGATGTCGACGAGTGCGATGCATTCGGCGACGGCAGTTGGCGGCGGGACATCTATTTCAAGACCAACCATCCGACGCTGAGCGACGCAACCGGATCGAACTGGCAGGCGGTGACCGGCCTTCCAGCAAACGCCACCAGATATGATTTCTATGATTGGGAAAAGAACACGCCGGGGATGCTGCCCAATGTCTCCCGTAACCTTACGGGAGTAAATGGGGGCGCATTCACGCAACATGGCGCGCCGGTCTGCAAGGCTGGGATCTCGCCCAGTGCAACACAGCCGGACCGCCGCGTCCTAACCATCGCCGTTGTGGATAATTGTGAAGTCGCCGCTGGCGGATTGCCGAGGCTGTCCGGCGCTTCCATCCAAGCCAGTATCGGAACCTGGGCAGAAGTATTCCTTGTCCAACCGTCTATTTCGCGGTCGGACGCGGGAACGAGCGCGAGCGAGATTTATGTGGAAATCATCGGGACCGGCAAACCATCCGGCGATGGCGAAAACGGCCA